The Mangrovivirga cuniculi genomic sequence GATCTTATGAGCATTTATAAATGCATACCGTGTTAACTTTTTATTCATATCCTGGATCTTCCTGGTTCGTTCATAAACCATGCTTTCCAAATTGCTATTTAACTCGGCTATTTCTAGTTGCTTTTTAATTAGTCTTTCATTAGCATCTTTCCTTTGTGCAGCTTTTATCGCTATTACGTAGGCATCTGCCAGCGATTTAAGCAATAAAATCTCTTCGTCCAGCCAATGTCTCTTTGCCATCGATTCACAGCATATAACTCCCTTTAATTTACCATAACTCATAATGGGGCAATCAAGCAGAGATTTATATTCGTAATCAGAAATATGATTCTTTTTAAGGTTGAATAATATTGGATTGTTTTTCACATCATTCGCATTCAGAAATTCATTATTCATCAGAAAATCAAAATATTCATTGTGATCGGATTTTCTGACTTCTTTTAAATAGCGTTGGCTTTCTATATTATCATAACTATCATCAAGAATAAGCTTCTCTTTTGAATAATCGTAAACCCAAAATGTAACTCGATCAAGTTTGAGGAAGTTTTTGACATAATCGACTATTAGGTTTCTAACTTCCTGAAGGTTGCCTTCATGGACGTCTTCTTCTTTAGAAATTTGATATAAAGCCTTTAAAACTACTCCTATCTTCTCTCGTTTTTCTTTGAGTAAGTCATTTGCCCCTTGCAATTCTATATGGCTCTTTTTAATCTCATCGTATTGCTGACTAATTGTTTCTGCCTGCTGTGATAACAGAGAACTTTGTGTTTTTAATTCGTTGTTTAATTGGATTAGCTTGTTATTGATCCTAAGGGTTTCTTTCTGGTATATATTTACAAAATAAATCCCTACAATAAGTAATCCTGAGATGGAGACGATATGCCACCAATTCTGATTACCTATTACCCCAAAAACGAGTACATCTTCAAATAGATAAATACCGATTAAACTAAAAGTTATAATGACGATCCAGAATATAACTGCTTTTCTATTCAATAAAATAGAAGAGAGTAAAACAATGATCATCATCCAATGTAATCCAGGAGCCACAATACCGCTTCTTTGTAGTGAATAAAATATTATAGCAATATATATGGCTATACAGAAAACCCATGAAAATAATTTTACTGAGCGGGTTTTAATTAGGAGATAATAAAAAACACTAAATGCAATTAAGGATATGCCAAAGGTTATAGACTTTTCAACTGAATTAAAAACCACATGAGTTATGGTTAGTAATAATAAGGCAATTATTATTATCCTGTAAATTTTAACTAAAATTGAAAATTTATCCATGTGCCTGGCCCTCTATATTAAAAATAAAAATAGAGATGATATAAAAAATGTAATTCTATAAATAAGAATTTAATAATAATCAAAATAATTAATTATAGATTTCAATTACTCGTTTAAGTTCATTTATTTTTCGATGAAATGCACTTTTTTAATACATCAGTTAATTATAGAAAGATTATATGCCACTGATAAAGTATCCTATCCTTTCTTGAAGCTTTCATCAATAACCATTGATTTGATTGAAAATAGTAACATTTAAAGTCTTGGTTGATGAAAGCTTACTGATCACTTATCTGCATTTTTATGGGCTTTATAATCATTTAGAATTAGTTGATCGAATCTATAATTTGTAAGGTTACCAAATACAATCGAAATAGATGAATACTAAAATCAAATTTATAATTAAAAATGTGCAGAATTAGCATTTTAGTTCTTTTACTGGCGGTTACATTTTCTTTACAAGCTCAAAAGATTTACAATACGCAAAATGATGGAAGCCAAAATTGGGATGATCTCAATATCTGGTCTAAGAGTCCAAACGAAGGCTGGGTAGCTGATTACCCCGGTGATAATGTAAATTCTGATGAATATGTTTACATTTCAGGTTACGTAACTCGTTTTGGGAATTTAAACATTGAAGGAGGAGCTTATTTAACTATTAACGATACTTTGGTGATTACAGGTGATGTGAATGCTGCCGGAGGTGCGAATATTATTGTAGAAGATAACGGCCTTTTAATTATAGTGGGTGATTTTAATTTGAGTGGTGGATTAACGATGGATAATACCAGTTCCGCAGGTCGTGTCGTTGTTGGCGGTGAATTTTCAATGTCAGGGGGAGCAGACGTAGAAACAAACCCAAACTTCTATTTATTTGATCCTAATCCACAATTTAATGGTGGTGCAACTGTAAATGGTGACAGAGCGAACAGATCTCCGGAGAATAATTTTAAAGATTCAAATGATTTGCAAAATGAGGACCCAAAAATCTATGATTTTATTACCTCATCGGGAATTAATCCTCTACCGGTCGAATTGATTTCATTTTCTGGTTTTTATAATGGAGAAAAGGTGGTCCTTGAATGGTCTACAGCAAAAGAAGAAGATTCAGATTATTTTGAAGTACTGGGTTCAAATGATGGTATTAATTATGTTAAAAAAGCAACAATTAACGCAGCTGGAAATAGTAATTCCATAACACATTATGCTATTGAAGTAAATGCACCATCTGGAACGAATTATTTTAAATTAAAACAATACGATTTAAACGGTTCTTTTGATGAATTTGAAGTGATCATGGTTGATGTTGTTAACACATATAATCAACCAACTATCTATCCTAATCCAGTTTCAGGTAATAATTTTAAGATGACGGTACCGGAACTAAAAAATCAAAATCACGATGGAATACAATTAATGGTAATCGATATATTTGGAAAACCAGTTCCTGTTAATAATTATTCAATTAATGAAAACACAGGAACAATTGAAGTGTATTTAAGATCCAAACCGATTACTGGTAAATATTTTGTTCAAGTTATTACCCATGAAAAGGTTTATACCTCACCATTCTTAGTTAAGTAAGTCAATAATAATTATACTATTATTAATCCTGGAATATTTAATCAATTTAAAATTCCAGGATTTTTTTATTGATTTATTTTATTCATTAAAATTCTAAATTATAGTTTGGTGTTTGGATTCTTTCACTTTCATTTTTTCTGTTTAAACTTCAAACATGCATATTAATCGGCTTTTTCCTGGTTATTATTCCACTCTGTTTGATTTTATTTATTTATAGAAAGTATTAATAAGCTGTGCTGCTAATTATATTAAATATATATTTTGTCTTTTGCGATTTGATTATGAATTTTAATTAAATTTTCTATTTGATTGAAGAAAGGATTTAATAATGAAGATCAGCAACCTTAATAATAATGACAATTTATTTCCCAGACTGCTAGCTGAGGC encodes the following:
- a CDS encoding T9SS type A sorting domain-containing protein, whose product is MCRISILVLLLAVTFSLQAQKIYNTQNDGSQNWDDLNIWSKSPNEGWVADYPGDNVNSDEYVYISGYVTRFGNLNIEGGAYLTINDTLVITGDVNAAGGANIIVEDNGLLIIVGDFNLSGGLTMDNTSSAGRVVVGGEFSMSGGADVETNPNFYLFDPNPQFNGGATVNGDRANRSPENNFKDSNDLQNEDPKIYDFITSSGINPLPVELISFSGFYNGEKVVLEWSTAKEEDSDYFEVLGSNDGINYVKKATINAAGNSNSITHYAIEVNAPSGTNYFKLKQYDLNGSFDEFEVIMVDVVNTYNQPTIYPNPVSGNNFKMTVPELKNQNHDGIQLMVIDIFGKPVPVNNYSINENTGTIEVYLRSKPITGKYFVQVITHEKVYTSPFLVK
- a CDS encoding GAF domain-containing protein, with product MAPGLHWMMIIVLLSSILLNRKAVIFWIVIITFSLIGIYLFEDVLVFGVIGNQNWWHIVSISGLLIVGIYFVNIYQKETLRINNKLIQLNNELKTQSSLLSQQAETISQQYDEIKKSHIELQGANDLLKEKREKIGVVLKALYQISKEEDVHEGNLQEVRNLIVDYVKNFLKLDRVTFWVYDYSKEKLILDDSYDNIESQRYLKEVRKSDHNEYFDFLMNNEFLNANDVKNNPILFNLKKNHISDYEYKSLLDCPIMSYGKLKGVICCESMAKRHWLDEEILLLKSLADAYVIAIKAAQRKDANERLIKKQLEIAELNSNLESMVYERTRKIQDMNKKLTRYAFINAHKIRGPLCRLLGLQILIEMDNQLHPEEIKKHMLDGLNELDEVTKMASKILEDDEFSIRD